The proteins below come from a single Triticum aestivum cultivar Chinese Spring chromosome 5D, IWGSC CS RefSeq v2.1, whole genome shotgun sequence genomic window:
- the LOC123122226 gene encoding protein LITTLE ZIPPER 1, which yields MCSSASWNSSPPGVLFIRQQGKKKPHVSMTLRRKRLRLIRRRRRRELRRAAGGAEMAMLNLRLHLENRRILAENERLRERAGALHRENLALRANLCKAAPPPAEAAPGC from the exons ATGTGCAGCTCTGCTTCCTGGAACTCCTCACCTCCTGGTGTGCTCTTCATCAGGCAGCAGGGGAAGAAGAAGCCACATGTCTCAATGACTCTCAGGAGGAAGAG GTTAAGGCTgatcaggaggaggaggaggagggagctgAGGAGGGCTGCTGGAGGGGCGGAGATGGCGATGCTGAACCTGAGGCTCCACCTGGAGAACCGGCGCATCCTGGCGGAGAACGAGAGGCTCCgggagagggccggcgcgctccaCCGCGAGAACCTCGCGCTGCGTGCCAACCTCTGCAaggcggcgccaccgccggcagaGGCTGCCCCTGGCTGCTGA